The Orrella daihaiensis genome contains the following window.
TCGTCATATCCATACGATGGCATTTACGCGCCCAACCGAACAGGACCGCGTGTATCCCCGGCAATACAGGTTTTGGCGGGCGTTACCCGCCAAAGGTGACATTGGAATTGTGTTTGGGTCAGGCTATGCACCCTTGATGGAAGAGGCCTTAAAGAAACGCCCCAATCCTGACTTGTTCGAGGATATGATCTTGGCCGCCAGGCGCTATGAAGCTGATCTGGTCGCCAATGGCGTGCAAGTCATCAAACTCTGGTTTCACCTGTCAAAGAAAGCGCAACAGGCGCGCATGCAGGAACTTTTGCAGAACCCATCGACCGCCTGGAAAGTTGCCCCGGAAGACCGGGATGTACCCAAACGATTCAAGCATCTGCGTCAAGCAGCACAGCGAATCATTGAATCGACTGACTCGGCTCATGCTCCCTGGATCATTATCCCGGCCGCTGACGAAAACGTGCGCATGGTCAGAACCGGGCAAGCAGTGCTTGAAGCGCTGCAAAGGCGAACCGTTCGAGTTCCCCCGTTACATGACCCGGCCGTTTTACCGACACTCAAACGGCAGCGTAACCCGCTGACTGAATTGGACTACAGCGCCCAACTTTCAAAAGATGATTATCAAACTGCGCTGCTTCACTGGCAGAACCGTCTAGCCAGACTCGTGCGCAGCAAAGGGTTTGTCCAGAAACATGCGCTGATGATTGTCTTCGAGGGCTCGGACGCGGCAGGCAAAGGCGGTGCCATTCGTCGCATCACTCAGGCCATCGATGCACGGCAATACGACATCATGCCAGTGGCTGCACCCAAACCATTTGAGCTTGATCGCCCTTATCTGTGGCGCTTCTGGCGTCGTGTGCCTCGGCTTGGCCAAATTTCCATCTTCGATCGCTCCTGGTATGGCAGGGTGCTAGTTGAGCGAGTAGAAAAACTCATCCCACGGTCGGTTTGGCATCGTGCCTACGCAGAGATCAACGGTTTTGAGCATCAACTCGCGCATAGTGGCGTGATCGTCGTGAAGTTTTGGCTCGCGATTACACCTGCCGAACAGTTAAAGCGCTTCAAAGAACGCGAATCGCACCCTTACAAGCAGTACAA
Protein-coding sequences here:
- the pap gene encoding polyphosphate:AMP phosphotransferase, with protein sequence MFELAESDPSLSDSEAKRLIPQLRTRLLRAQYKFLERKERALLILIGGIDGAGKGDTINLLNDWMDARHIHTMAFTRPTEQDRVYPRQYRFWRALPAKGDIGIVFGSGYAPLMEEALKKRPNPDLFEDMILAARRYEADLVANGVQVIKLWFHLSKKAQQARMQELLQNPSTAWKVAPEDRDVPKRFKHLRQAAQRIIESTDSAHAPWIIIPAADENVRMVRTGQAVLEALQRRTVRVPPLHDPAVLPTLKRQRNPLTELDYSAQLSKDDYQTALLHWQNRLARLVRSKGFVQKHALMIVFEGSDAAGKGGAIRRITQAIDARQYDIMPVAAPKPFELDRPYLWRFWRRVPRLGQISIFDRSWYGRVLVERVEKLIPRSVWHRAYAEINGFEHQLAHSGVIVVKFWLAITPAEQLKRFKERESHPYKQYKLTPEDWRNRRKWKAYETAAADMLVHTDTSHAGWHLISANDKRHARIEVLKQLVKRIEQAIDDDD